The genomic interval GCCAGGTTGCCGGCGTCGGCGTCCGCACCGATGGTCTCGTTCGGCGCGCCGACGGCGATGTGGAAGGCGTCGGCCGCGACGGTGGAGCCGAAGCGGTCCCCGGTCTCCACGGCGCCCGGGACGTCGGGCTTGTCCTGGTGGATCGAGACGTTGGTGGTGCCGTGGAGGTAGAACGCCTGGCCCGCCTCGGCGACGCCGCCCAGCAGCTCGCCCGGCGCGCCCGCCACGGCGTACGGCTCGCCCTCGGCGGTGGTGCCGGCGGCCACGGCGTGGCCGAAGCGGTCGCCCTTCTCGGACGCGGAGGCGCCCAGGGAGCCGCCACCGCTGCCCTGCTCGTAGTGGGTGGCCTTCTGCGTGCCCGTCCCCATGCCGCCGGGGGCGCCGTGGAGGATGTCGACCATGCCCGCGTCGGCGGCGCCCCCGAGGTCCTCGCCGGGCGTGCCGACCACCAGGTCGGTGCAGCCGTCCTCGTTGAAGTCGGTGGTGTCGAGGGCCTCGGCGAAGTAGTCGCCGGCCTCGGAGCCGCCGGGGACCCAGTCGAGGTCCTGGGTGATCTCGGCGGTGCCCTTGCCGCCGCCGTACACGATCCGCACGAGGCCGGCGTTGGCGTCGCCGCCGACCGTGGCCTTCGGGTCGGCGACGGCGATGTCCTCGACGCCGTCGCAGTTGAAGTCGGTGAAGCGGGGAGCGCCGACCACGGAGTCCACCCAGGAGGCGAGGTCGTCGACGCGGGCGGCGATGCCGCCGGTGCCGGTCTGCTCCTCGTCGGTGCCCAGGCAGCCGCCCTGGTAGGACCGGCTGGCGAGCGCGACCAGCTGGTGGGCGCCGCCGGTGGTGCGAACCATCGGGCCGCCCGTGTCGCCCATGCACGCGGCGACGCCGTCCTGGCCGGTGACGGTGGCGGTGGTGCCGTCGGCCGAGTCCACGACGAAGGTACCGGTGTGCAGGTTCAGCGGGGCCCACTCGGTCGCCGTACGGCCGTAGCCGGCGAGTTTCAGCTGCTCGCCCGCGGCGGGCGCGGAGGCGGCCAGGGCGACGGGGGCGACGTCGCGGACCGGGCGGTTCAGCCGGGCCAGGACCACGTCGCGGTCGGTGCGGGGCACCAGCTGGACGACCTGCCGGACGGCGCCGCCGGTACCGCTGAGGTCGGCGCGGCCGATGGTCGCGGTGGTCTTCTTCGCGGGCTTGCCCGCGGGCACCGTGAGGCTCTGCGCCGGGTCGTCGGCGAAGCAGCTCACGGCGGTGAGCAGCCACTCGGGGTCGACCAGGACCCCGGAGCAGCCGCGGTCGTGGTCACCCACGATCAGCTGCGCGGCGTAGGCGTGGGTGGTGTCGCCGGAGGGGGCGGCGGGACCGGTGACGGCGAGGGCGGGCGCGGCGGTCAGGACCAGGGCTCCCGTGGTCAGCGCGGCTCCCAGTACGGCGGGGCGCACGGGTCTGGTACGTCGCATGAGGTTCATTCCTTGAGGTGGATCCGGCAGGGTCGGCGGGGCGCCACGCGAGCGCACCGGTCCGGCGGATCACCGCTGCCGCGTGCGTCCGCCCACGTCTCACTCCGCTCCCGGACGGGAGGGGAGTCGGTGCGTGCTCCGGTGGCGTCCGCCGGAGTTACGCGCTGGTACGGATTTCGACGAGGATGTGGCTCCGACCGCTCGGGTCGATGGACGCGCCGACGGGCTCGAACGAGTTCTCCGGCACCGTCACTTCCTGCACCGTCTCGTCCGGGGCCCGGAGGGTCACATCGGTGTCCACACCCGCGGCGCCCTTCATCCCGTAGACGGACGGGATCTCGAGGCTGAGGTAGCCGGAGGTCCCGGTGACGCTGAAGCAGACGAGCCGGTTGGCGTGCGTGTACACCTCCAGCAGCCCGGTCCGGCTGCCGCAGGTGGCGAGGGTGATGTGACCGTCACCCCGTTTGAGCACGATTCCCTGCTCTTCCTTGATCTTGTCGGCCTGCGGGTAGTTGAAGTCCTCCACCGCGTAGCCCGGTTGTTCGCCGGCGACCGAGGCGACGGCCGACGCGTCGCGCGGTCCGGCGAGTCCGGTGGCGATCACGGTCACCACACAGGCGGCGGCAACCGCACCGGTGGCGATGATCCTTCGTGCAAGGTTCACGCAAGTCCCCCCTGCGCATCGTGAGTTGATTCCGCACGGTCCCGGCAGGTGGTTCTCACCGCGACGGGTCCGGACGGAAGAGCCGCCGAATTCAAACACATGTTCGCTTCAACTGCACGCGCAAAGTGGCTTATTCACAGCCAAATGGCTCGAACGCAGCGTGTGCGTCTTCTCACTGGATCGTTCCAACCACAGCCGGTGGCCCAAACCTCACTCCTTGCGTACTCTCACGTCCGCTCACTTCCACACCTTCTCCAGCCCCTTGCCGCACGCTGTCCGCAACCCTCCTACCTGACAGGTCTGTTGGGGCACGCGTGCGGTTTTGACGACTTGCGAACGCGACCGACGGCCGTTCACCAAGCGGTGGCGGACCGCCTGTCGCCGACCAGACGGATGGACTCGTGAACACCACTTTCTGGAGCAGACGCCGGTTCCTGACCGTGGCCGCCGCCACCGCGGCAGCCACGTCGATCCCCCTCGTCACGACCGCCCAGGTCTACGCCGCCACCGCGGCCACGGGCGACGTGCCCGACCTCCCCTCCCTGCCGGACACCCCCCGCGGCAAGGCCGTGTCCGCCTGGAAGGCGGGCGGCAAGGCGGTGAGGAGTGCGGCGGCGGCCGCGCTCACCGGTACTCAGGCCGACGTCGAGCAGTTCGTCGCCACGGGACTCGCCTCCGCGGTCGCGGAGGACAACCGCGTCGCCCTCTTCAAGGCC from Streptomyces sp. DH-12 carries:
- a CDS encoding trypsin-like serine protease, yielding MRRTRPVRPAVLGAALTTGALVLTAAPALAVTGPAAPSGDTTHAYAAQLIVGDHDRGCSGVLVDPEWLLTAVSCFADDPAQSLTVPAGKPAKKTTATIGRADLSGTGGAVRQVVQLVPRTDRDVVLARLNRPVRDVAPVALAASAPAAGEQLKLAGYGRTATEWAPLNLHTGTFVVDSADGTTATVTGQDGVAACMGDTGGPMVRTTGGAHQLVALASRSYQGGCLGTDEEQTGTGGIAARVDDLASWVDSVVGAPRFTDFNCDGVEDIAVADPKATVGGDANAGLVRIVYGGGKGTAEITQDLDWVPGGSEAGDYFAEALDTTDFNEDGCTDLVVGTPGEDLGGAADAGMVDILHGAPGGMGTGTQKATHYEQGSGGGSLGASASEKGDRFGHAVAAGTTAEGEPYAVAGAPGELLGGVAEAGQAFYLHGTTNVSIHQDKPDVPGAVETGDRFGSTVAADAFHIAVGAPNETIGADADAGNLAVFSHRLDAGNPTPLFGLDQDLDTVSGGAEPGDQFAAALTLVPYRPSAGVTGESILVVGSPGEDLDIDGVNKTDTGMAQSFRITAAGTYSQSHSYYSGTATDDVSGTSEAGDRFGAALTAVSTAPRAVSTAANLRLAVGIPDEAVGTTAKAGAITTFSLVGSPGADDRWFEAGNSGGIPGTPGANQRVGSSIHFTGSRLYVGMPDGPLTHGALHALPMSNVVSGTRTPATTYQPGKDGLPSAGVAFGHAAR